The window ACCGGAACGCCAATTGCCTTACTTATTCCAAACGAAGATCAGCGTTCTAAAGATTATGGTCACAATGTTGATGTGTACCGTCCGAGTCATGCTGATTATGTTTACGATGCCAAATACGGTATCCGCGATCACCGCGGTGGCGGCCGTTCATCGGCACGCGAAACTGCTGCCCGCGTAGCCGCAGGTGCAATTGCCAAATTGTTCTTAAAACAACAAGGGATTGAAATATTTGCTCACGTAACAGCTGTGGGTACAATTGAAGCACCAAACCTGGAAAGCAACGATTTATCAGCTTTACTTCAAATCAGAGAAGAAAATATTGTGCGCTGTGCCGATCCAGCGACGGCATACGAAATGATCGAATTTATTGATGCCATCCGCAAAGATGGAGATACCGTTGGTGGAAAAATTAGCTGTGTGGTAAAAGGATGTCCGGCTGGACTGGGCGAACCGGTTTTTGATAAACTGCATGCCGATTTAGGCAAAGCCATGCTGAGCATTAATGCTGTACATGGTTTCGAGTATGGTTCTGGCTTTGCTGGCAGCGAGTTAAGAGGTTCGCAGCACAACGATATCCCTCAGCCTAAAGCAGCTGATTCGAAAGTATTTAAAACCACTACCAATTATGCAGGTGGTATTTTAGGTGGTATTTCGAACGGAATGGATATTACTTTTAAAGTGGCTTTTAAACCGGTTGCTACCATTATGCACAATCAGCAAACGATTAATGCCGCGGGCGAAGCAGCTGAAATTAAAGGCAAGGGCCGCCACGATCCTTGTGTAGTGCCCCGTGCTGTAGTTATTGTAGAAGCGATGGCTGCACTGGTTTTAGCCGATCAGTTTTTGAGAAATAAAGTAAGTACCCTTTAATCCTATGATAAGATTCCTGCCTGTTCTGCTCGTTTTCATTAGCTTAAATGCCTTTGCTCAAAGTTATACCGAAAAAATTGCAAAGCACCGGGAAGCTTATAAACAGGATTTTATTACTGATAGCCGTTCTCCCCTAAAGAAAAAAGACCTGGAAAACCTCCATTTCTACGATGCCGATAGTAATTATAAAGTTCTAGCGGATGTGGCGCTGCTTCAAAACGAAAAAGTTTTTAAAATGCCTACCTACGATGGTACCAGCAGCGATTATTTTAGGTACGCACATGTCAGTTTCAGCTTAAAAGGTAAAAAACTGCAAATGACTTTATATAAAAGTGTTGCACTCTCAGCCAATCCGGTTTATAAAGACCATCTTTTTTTGCCTTTTACCGATGAAACCAACCGTAAAACCACTTATGGTGGAGGCAGGTATATTGATCTGGATACCAAAGCAATCGAGAACAATAAAATAGAAATAGACTTTAATAAGGCCTATAATCCTTATTGTGCCTACAGTGATGGCTACCGCTGTCCGGTGCCGCCCGAAGAAAATGACTTACAACTGGCTGTAGCCGCCGGCGAAAAGTTATATACAGGCGAAAAGAAACATCAAAAATAAAATTTACCACAGCAAATCATCTAAAATAATTGATGCTATTGTATGATAATCCACATTTTAGTGTAAATTACAAACTTTAAGCATCAATTTCTGTTCTTATAACCAAATACACTTAATCTATCCCTAAATGACGTACAACTGCTTAATTGTTGATGACAACGAAATAGAAAGAGATGCCATAGAAATGCACCTCAAAAAGATCCCTTCGTTAAACATATTAGCAGTTTGCAGTAACGGTATAGAGGCCTCACAAATTTTAACTTCAACAAAGGTTGATATTGTTTATTCGGATATTGATATGCCAGAACTTTCGGGCATGGATTTGCTAAAAAGCCTAAAAAAACAACCTTTATTTATATTTATTACTTCTTTTAGTGAGTATGCTGCCGAAAGTTTTAACCTGGATGCTTTAGATTTTATTGTAAAGCCAGCTACGTTTGAACGCATACTTAAAGCCACCAATAAGGCAATTGAATACCTCGAGCTTAAAAAATTGGTTGGAATGGACACTCTGCATGATGAGCAGCCGGCCAGTGAAGAAGACGATCACTTCTTTTTCAGAGAAACAAAAGGCATTACGAAATTAAAGTACGACGATGTGATTTACATCGAAAGTATGGGCGATTTTTCCAAGCTGTTTACTAGTATAGATAAACATGTGATTCTCGTTAGTTTAAAAAACTTGGAGAAACAATTGCCAGCTAAACTTTTTGCGCGCGTGCACAAGCAATACATCATCAACATTAACCATATTGCAACCCTAACCAACCATGAGGTACATTTAGACCACAATTTTACCGTGCCAATCAGTGCAACAAACAGGCAGGAATTGCTGGAGAAATCGATTGATAAGAAAATCCTTTCGCGTTTTTTAAAATAGTTATTTACCCAGTAAAATTTTAAAGAAACTTCCTCCTGTAGGATTGATACCAGCACTGATTTTCCCGTTCATGAGGGCAATAAACGTTCTGCAGAGTAGTAAACCCAGTCCTGTTCCTTTTTCTTTATTGGTACCCGGTGTACTTACCCCGCCGCCAAGATAACCAGGTTTATTAAAGTGGTCTATTTGAACCGGTGTTAAACCAATGCCATTATCGGTAATTTTAATCTCTAAATGATTGTTCCCATAGACCGAGCTAACCTCAATTGCACCACCGTTCGGTGTAAATTTAATGGCATTATTAACAATGTTGCGGATTACGAGGCTAAGCATGTTTGCATCGGCCATACAAGTGGTTTCGGCAGGGATTAAATTTTGTAAATTCAGTTCCTTTTGATTGGCCTGATCCTGTAGCGACCAAATTACTTCATTTACCAAACCTTGAATATCCAGTGCTTCTAAACAAGGATTAAAACCGTGCATTTGACTGGCAGCCCAGTTTAGGAGGTTTTCCATCATGGTAGAGGTATAGGTTAAATTATTCTTCA is drawn from Pedobacter sp. HDW13 and contains these coding sequences:
- the aroC gene encoding chorismate synthase, with product MAGNSFGQLFRITTFGESHGVAIGVIIDGCPAQLNIDMDFIQSELDKRKPGQSKITTQRKESDTVQVLSGIFEGKSTGTPIALLIPNEDQRSKDYGHNVDVYRPSHADYVYDAKYGIRDHRGGGRSSARETAARVAAGAIAKLFLKQQGIEIFAHVTAVGTIEAPNLESNDLSALLQIREENIVRCADPATAYEMIEFIDAIRKDGDTVGGKISCVVKGCPAGLGEPVFDKLHADLGKAMLSINAVHGFEYGSGFAGSELRGSQHNDIPQPKAADSKVFKTTTNYAGGILGGISNGMDITFKVAFKPVATIMHNQQTINAAGEAAEIKGKGRHDPCVVPRAVVIVEAMAALVLADQFLRNKVSTL
- a CDS encoding DUF1684 domain-containing protein translates to MIRFLPVLLVFISLNAFAQSYTEKIAKHREAYKQDFITDSRSPLKKKDLENLHFYDADSNYKVLADVALLQNEKVFKMPTYDGTSSDYFRYAHVSFSLKGKKLQMTLYKSVALSANPVYKDHLFLPFTDETNRKTTYGGGRYIDLDTKAIENNKIEIDFNKAYNPYCAYSDGYRCPVPPEENDLQLAVAAGEKLYTGEKKHQK
- a CDS encoding LytTR family DNA-binding domain-containing protein, with amino-acid sequence MTYNCLIVDDNEIERDAIEMHLKKIPSLNILAVCSNGIEASQILTSTKVDIVYSDIDMPELSGMDLLKSLKKQPLFIFITSFSEYAAESFNLDALDFIVKPATFERILKATNKAIEYLELKKLVGMDTLHDEQPASEEDDHFFFRETKGITKLKYDDVIYIESMGDFSKLFTSIDKHVILVSLKNLEKQLPAKLFARVHKQYIININHIATLTNHEVHLDHNFTVPISATNRQELLEKSIDKKILSRFLK